In Pseudomonadota bacterium, one genomic interval encodes:
- a CDS encoding chemotaxis protein CheA: MSIDLSEIHGVFFEECLEGLNVMESGLLNLDQGTDIEEINSIFRAAHSIKGGSATFGFMDISAFTHVMETLLDEMRDGRRPVVRAAVDLLLESVDVLRGMVDAVRDGTASDAARAGEVQRKLEAMLADTGTAAADAAAVAGTSPMVPGSAAGAVVVPATDSAGAVATPAGAAVWQIRFRPHVDVLKGGNEPARIFRELQALGELDIEADLAALPGLDGIKPEQCYLGWNLTLYGAVERADIEELFSWIVDECELELAPLEQPAASAVPPQPEPAVAEPDQAESPQSDGVPDTAPAAAGKTAQKPAAAGKDNGSIRVAIDKVDDLINLVGELVITQSMLSQIGGNMQCKDNGMLDKLRDGLSQLERNTRELQQNVLQIRMLPISFTFSRFPRLVRDLSGKLGKQVELVLVGEKTEVDKTVLEKIGDPLVHLVRNALDHGLETPAVRRSAGKPATGRLELCAYHESGDIIIKVIDDGAGLDRDRIRAKALERGLISRDDELSDERIYNLIFQPGFSTAEQVSDVSGRGVGMDVVRRNIRDLGGNVTINSASGCGSTVTIRLPLTLAILDGQLMTVGHETYILSLISIVESIQVHPENLNSITGQAELYKLRDEYIPIVRLNRLFGMRSGTDDLQQGLLVVVEADGQRVGLFVDDLMGQQQVVIKSLETNFRQIQGVAGATILGDGTVALILDVPGLIQRFYTMCRQTSTAIADVA, encoded by the coding sequence ATGAGCATAGACCTGTCCGAAATTCATGGCGTGTTCTTCGAGGAATGCCTCGAGGGACTGAACGTCATGGAGTCCGGTCTGCTCAATCTGGACCAGGGTACGGATATCGAGGAAATCAATTCGATTTTCCGCGCCGCCCATTCCATCAAGGGCGGCAGCGCCACGTTCGGATTCATGGATATCTCCGCCTTTACCCATGTCATGGAAACCCTGCTCGACGAGATGCGGGACGGCCGCAGACCCGTGGTGCGGGCGGCGGTGGATCTGTTACTGGAGTCGGTGGATGTTTTGCGCGGCATGGTCGATGCCGTGCGCGATGGCACGGCATCCGATGCGGCGCGTGCTGGCGAGGTGCAGCGCAAACTCGAGGCCATGCTCGCCGACACCGGCACCGCAGCGGCCGACGCCGCGGCGGTGGCAGGCACGAGCCCGATGGTGCCGGGGTCGGCAGCGGGGGCTGTGGTGGTGCCGGCAACTGACAGTGCTGGTGCCGTTGCCACGCCTGCCGGAGCAGCCGTATGGCAGATCAGGTTCCGCCCCCATGTCGATGTTCTCAAGGGCGGCAATGAGCCGGCACGCATCTTCCGCGAATTGCAGGCGTTGGGCGAGCTCGACATCGAGGCGGACCTGGCCGCGCTGCCCGGGCTGGACGGGATCAAGCCGGAACAGTGCTACCTAGGCTGGAATCTCACGCTGTACGGTGCGGTGGAGCGCGCGGATATCGAGGAGCTGTTCAGCTGGATCGTCGACGAATGCGAGCTGGAGCTCGCGCCGCTGGAGCAGCCAGCCGCGTCGGCAGTGCCGCCACAGCCGGAGCCGGCAGTGGCGGAACCCGATCAGGCGGAGTCGCCGCAATCCGACGGGGTGCCGGATACCGCGCCTGCCGCGGCAGGCAAAACCGCGCAGAAGCCCGCAGCCGCCGGCAAGGACAACGGTTCTATTCGGGTCGCCATCGACAAGGTCGACGACCTCATCAATCTGGTCGGTGAGCTTGTCATTACCCAGTCCATGCTCAGCCAGATCGGCGGCAATATGCAATGCAAGGACAACGGCATGCTGGACAAGTTGCGGGACGGTCTCTCGCAGCTGGAACGCAATACCCGCGAACTGCAGCAGAACGTGCTGCAGATCCGCATGCTCCCGATCAGCTTCACCTTCAGCCGTTTCCCGCGTCTGGTGCGGGATCTCAGCGGCAAACTCGGCAAGCAGGTCGAGCTGGTGCTGGTCGGTGAAAAGACCGAGGTCGACAAGACGGTGCTGGAAAAGATCGGCGATCCGCTGGTGCACCTGGTGCGCAACGCGCTCGATCACGGACTGGAGACCCCGGCCGTGCGCCGGTCGGCCGGCAAGCCGGCGACCGGGCGGCTGGAACTGTGTGCGTATCATGAAAGCGGCGACATCATCATAAAGGTGATCGACGACGGCGCCGGCCTCGATCGCGACAGGATCCGTGCCAAGGCGCTCGAGCGCGGTCTGATATCCAGAGATGACGAATTGTCGGATGAGCGCATCTACAACCTGATATTCCAGCCTGGCTTCTCCACGGCCGAGCAGGTCAGCGATGTTTCCGGGCGCGGGGTCGGCATGGATGTCGTGCGCCGTAACATTCGGGATCTCGGTGGCAATGTCACCATCAATTCGGCATCCGGGTGCGGCAGCACCGTTACGATCCGGTTGCCACTCACGCTAGCGATCCTCGACGGCCAGCTCATGACCGTCGGGCACGAAACCTACATCCTGTCATTGATCAGTATCGTGGAGTCCATCCAGGTCCATCCGGAAAACCTCAACAGCATCACCGGGCAGGCGGAACTCTACAAATTGCGTGACGAATACATACCCATTGTCAGGCTCAACCGTCTGTTCGGTATGCGGTCCGGCACCGACGATCTGCAGCAGGGTCTGCTGGTCGTAGTCGAGGCCGATGGTCAGCGAGTCGGCCTGTTCGTGGATGATCTCATGGGACAGCAGCAGGTCGTCATCAAGAGCCTCGAGACCAATTTCCGGCAGATACAGGGCGTGGCGGGCGCCACCATTCTCGGTGACGGTACGGTTGCCCTGATCCTGGATGTGCCGGGGCTGATCCAGCGCTTTTACACAATGTGCAGGCAAACCAGCACTGCAATTGCAGACGTTGCCTAA
- a CDS encoding chemotaxis protein CheW: protein MSSAHTQAADSTIQVEDDMDQYLTFMLDGEEYGVDILRVQEIKGWDGVTPLPNMPEFILGVINLRGTVVPIVDLRRHFGLEPVPYGKTTVVIVVRIRAAEQGERTMGMVVDAVSEVHNISDSELKPAPDFGGSISTDSIRGLATVNERMIILLDIDHLMNNHVLKILSEASA from the coding sequence ATGAGTTCAGCTCATACACAGGCGGCAGATTCCACCATCCAGGTCGAGGATGACATGGACCAGTATCTCACCTTCATGCTCGACGGCGAGGAATACGGCGTGGATATCCTGCGGGTGCAAGAGATCAAGGGCTGGGATGGCGTGACGCCGCTGCCGAACATGCCGGAATTCATTCTCGGCGTGATCAACCTGCGCGGCACGGTCGTGCCGATCGTCGACCTGCGCAGGCACTTCGGGCTGGAGCCAGTGCCCTATGGCAAGACCACGGTCGTGATCGTGGTCAGGATCAGGGCTGCCGAGCAGGGCGAGCGCACCATGGGCATGGTGGTGGATGCCGTCTCCGAGGTCCACAACATCTCGGACTCCGAGCTCAAGCCGGCCCCGGATTTCGGCGGCAGTATCAGCACCGACTCGATCCGGGGGCTCGCGACCGTGAATGAGCGGATGATCATCCTGCTGGATATCGATCACCTCATGAACAACCATGTACTGAAAATCCTGAGCGAGGCGAGCGCCTGA
- a CDS encoding response regulator, with protein MASILAVDDSPSMRQMVSYTLQSAGYDVLLADDGVEALRIATETEVNLVLTDVNMPNMDGITLVRELRKLGTYRYKPILILTTESGIDKKMQGKAAGATGWIVKPFDPTQLLNTLRRVLD; from the coding sequence ATGGCAAGCATTCTCGCAGTCGACGATTCCCCGTCCATGCGACAAATGGTGTCCTACACGCTGCAAAGCGCCGGCTATGACGTGCTGCTGGCCGACGATGGTGTCGAGGCGCTCAGGATCGCAACTGAAACCGAGGTCAACCTGGTGCTCACCGATGTGAACATGCCCAACATGGACGGAATCACCCTGGTCAGGGAGCTGCGCAAGCTGGGTACCTACCGTTACAAGCCTATCCTGATTCTTACCACCGAATCGGGCATCGACAAGAAGATGCAGGGCAAGGCGGCAGGGGCCACGGGCTGGATCGTCAAGCCCTTCGATCCGACCCAACTGCTGAATACCCTGCGCCGGGTGCTCGACTGA